The DNA window ctccctccctccaccgtccttccctccctccccccaccctctctccctccccaggatTAGAGGTGAAGTCAGATCCAGAAGTCAGTGGAGGGTTTGTCCATACAGAGCTGGAGAAGACAGTgtctctgacctgtctgtctgagcCCCAGGAGGCAGAGCTGGTGTGGCTGAGGAACGGTCAGCTGATCAGCATTGCAGAGGGCAACACCTGGGGCAGCAGCAGGCTCTGTGTCACGCCCGTAACCCACTTTGACCACGCCGCCATCTTTACCTGCCAGATGAAGAACAATGCCAGCGTCAACGCCTCAGTCCAGCTGGAGGTCAcctgtatgtttctctctctcgctctctctctctctctctctcgctctctctgtctctctgtttctctctctctctgtctctctctctctgtctctgtttctctctctctctgtctctctctctctctctctgtctctctgtttctctctctctctgtctctccctctctctgtctctctgtttctctctctctgtctctctctctctctgtttctctctctctctgtctctctctctctctctctctctctctctctgacccgttGTTACCACTGACCTCTAACCTGTGCTCCCTAGACGCCCCGTTGCACTCTGGGAAGGAGGAGGTGTCGGTGGAGCAGACTAGAGAGCTGGAATTGTCATGTGACGTCATTGCCAACCCCCCCGTCTTGGTGTTATGGCAACAGCACGGAGACCCCATCGACCTATCAGAGGGCGGCTTCCTACTGACCAATGACGGCTTTACGTCTCGTCTGAAGGTGGGCCGGGTGGACAGGGCGGTACACCAAGGTCCCTACAGCTGTGTGACGTCATCGCCCGTTTACCCAAATCGCACCAAATCTTTTGAAGTCACCGTCACAGGTCAGGGAAGGGTCACGCTCCCACAATGCAACACACTTACTTCTCTGCATTTACCGCAGACCTGAATTCCTTTCTTTCCTGATGTCCTCTCATcatgttttctcctctcctctcctctcctctcctctcctctcctctctcctctgcttcacctctcctctcctctcttcggcttctcttcttctctgcttatcttctcctctcctctgcctctcctctcctcttctcttctctgcttCGTCTTTCCTCccatctgcctctcctctctctagacaAGACCCTTCAGTTCCAGACAGACCTGATCTTTCCCATGATAGCAGGCCTGGTGGTGATAGGCTGTACCACATTGCTCGCCATCATCTCTCGCTGGAGGTGGATCACACAggtaacacagaaacacacacatgtttttttttactgtcctTGTGGAAACCAAACAATTGATTTACATTCAAAATCCGATTTTCCCTAAtgctaaacctaatcctaaccccaaaTGTAGCCCTAATTGTAACCTTAACCCTGAAATTAAAATAACCTTTTTCCTTGTGAGGACTGGTGAAATGTCGTCACATGTCCAAATTGTTCTTGTGTTTACTACCCTTCTGGTAacaacaaggatagtaaaaccaaaacacaaaacacacaaagacagagataACATAACACCCCACTTCCTGATACTCTGattctgtttcctgtttcctcacAGTGCTGCAAGTAGGAGGATCTGAGCCCGCCACACCTCCGACCACAGCCAATAAGATCAGAGAATATGACCATGAATCCACTCCATTGGACAGAGGGAAACCATGAGGTGTTCTATACTGATGAATAGCTGTTGGGATGTACTGTATGACTGATTTCATTG is part of the Oncorhynchus clarkii lewisi isolate Uvic-CL-2024 chromosome 10, UVic_Ocla_1.0, whole genome shotgun sequence genome and encodes:
- the LOC139417908 gene encoding transmembrane and immunoglobulin domain-containing protein 1, yielding MMMSVKASVFLLVLYFTSPISGLEVKSDPEVSGGFVHTELEKTVSLTCLSEPQEAELVWLRNGQLISIAEGNTWGSSRLCVTPVTHFDHAAIFTCQMKNNASVNASVQLEVTYAPLHSGKEEVSVEQTRELELSCDVIANPPVLVLWQQHGDPIDLSEGGFLLTNDGFTSRLKVGRVDRAVHQGPYSCVTSSPVYPNRTKSFEVTVTDKTLQFQTDLIFPMIAGLVVIGCTTLLAIISRWRWITQCCK